Part of the Nothobranchius furzeri strain GRZ-AD chromosome 2, NfurGRZ-RIMD1, whole genome shotgun sequence genome, TAAAAAAATATTTGGGCTTTCTTTCTGAGAATGAAATAGTGTTTAAATGTACTTAATTAAATTTTACAGTTCTGGCAGGGCAGCTCACCTATACGGATCCTAGAATCGCCCCTAGGTGGCAGCAATCGGCATGTTTTCAACTCCCCAACCAGTCAAACAAGATTCACTTCCCATCGCCTTACAAAAATAATTTACATTTAAATAGCTGTTTAATAAAAAATGTTGCAGAATTTCACTCATTTTTTTCACTGATGACAAAGATGCCTGATAAGTCTGTATCCCTTCTCTCCTTTCTGGGAACAAATCTTgaactttgagttttttttttaaaagaactTTATTTAGGAActttataaacaaacaaacatgacaTTTTGGAAATGTTAAATCCAAAAACTAATTCAAAATGAGACGTTAACATGCTATGACATTAGTAATTCAAAATTAAATGAGCTAAAaaataaaagagagaaaaaacacATAAAGAAGTAGAGCACAGCTTCCAATGAGGGTATGGCGTTTATTATATAATTAGGAAGTCTCTTTTGGAAGTTCAGCTAATATGTTATAAACATTTTCGTTATATTTGTTAATGTGTTTCAGGGACTTTAGATATAATTGAAATtcagtttttaaaacattaaagacAGGGAATGCTTTTAAAAATCGTTGTTTATGGATAAAAAAATGTGGCTAAACAGTACTTTGGAGGTATACTGCGACTTTTTCTGTCCATTACGGTAAATATGGCTGCCCGGCGCGTTCTCCCGTCCTTGTACAGCGTTTTAACGGGGGTGTGAGGGGAACCGCAGAAACCCCAAACATGTACAAGGCTGGATTTAACGTCCTAAACTAAAACGTCGCTTTAATGGAAAGAATCTGTGGAGTTTCAAAGCCATATTTTGGCACCGTGCACGAGCGGAATGTAGTGAACCTGTGGGATGCTGAACATTAGCTACCTTCCTTTTCCCCAGCAGTGGTGAAACCCGGGAATGTTCCACACGGTAACAGCTGGCCGCTTAGCATGACGAGATGTGATCATTACGAGAAAAACATCAGTGATCAGATGGTTGCTTGTTAAAAATCAGGTAAATGCACAAGTTGTTTACGTCGCTGTTGTTTCACTCTCAAAAGCTGTGTAGCGTTTTCGTGGGAAGTGGTTCTGACGGCTTGTTGGTGCTGTCATCCTGCTCAACCTACAGCCCCTCCTTGTTTTGCTGCTCCCGAGCGCGATGGTGTAATGTTTACATTCCGCGTGCGACTGCTCCTGTCCTCGGGTTTTAGGTGCACAGAGTAGGTGCATTCATAAACACTAGAACGTCCGGCGTGTCTGTTTTGAAGCATCTACATCAAACTATTACTTAGTAACTCTCACAGGTTGATTTGGGCCTCAGTTAGGCCTAAACTATGGTCATCATCAGAAGTAATACATTTTGCAGCTGAACTTAGATTATGATGTGTAAGTGATCTGTCGTTAAATGCAGAGGGGTCCTCGTGCAAGTGCAATATTACATAACCAGTATAGCTGTGGCCTCCAGTGAGAATCATCATACACACACTCTTGCCTAGGAGTGTCTTctacaaaataaaatgtaattcAGTAGGTTGATCTTTTTGTggctaaaataaaaatgtaaagaagtGATTTAAATGACGTTGggaatcaataaaactaaaatctgtACGTGGAAAATTCACCTGAGCGATGAAAACAATCCTGTTTTAGGCTTTGTAATAGATTTGTGCTTTTCAACACTATAAATGTTTATGTAGTAGCCTCTTTCCCCTCAGTTTTAAGTTGTAAATAATCTTGAATGCATGTAAAGGAAATGGAAAATACAATGATaagtgatcacacacacacacacacacacacacacacacacacacacacacacacacacacacacacacacacacacacacacacacacacacacacttttccctCTCAAACAGAGGGATGATTCAAAACTGCATCGATGGCTAATTAAAGTAGATTTTAATGTGTTAGAAAATCTTCAAGAGCTGCTTGTTTTGATAACACTGGTTGACGGCCGTCTGTGTTTGCTGCGCGCTGATTGGTCGCCCCCTCAAAGGGGCGTGGTTTTGTCATAACAATACATTTGAAGAAAACACACGCGCCAAGGAATGTTTAATGTCGTTGGGATTTTAGCGTTTCTTTTGTCAGGTCTAACCGTGTTGTGTGCTCAGGTAGACACAGTCGTTAACTAGCAGCTCTCGTGTGATTTACCggagaaaagaaaaactaaataaacgCACAGCCTATTCAGCAGGCGAGAGCGTATTAGCTTGCTAACGGTTAGCAAGCTAATACCAGTTCCGTTGAGGATAATTCTTGTTAAAAGGCTCTCGGACAAGACTGTAGTAAATTGTTGCCCCTGCTCTTTTTATTTTCTGTTGGAAGATTATGTCGGGTTAAACTTGGTTTTATTCAAACGTGATTTGATGTGACACGGCATTTTGGTGGATAAAACACCTGCAGTTTACTCCCATGACCGAGGAAGCAGAAATCTAGCCAAGTAAGCTTTGTGTTAAATTCTTAACCTACTGCTTCACCAGTTTGTGGCTATGCTACGTTCATATTGTATACATGCTGTGAAAGCTTTGCTCTATATACGATTTATTAGCATGCTGGTCGTGTTGGACAAAGCGTTAGCTTAGCGCTGCTAAAGTTAGCAGCTCTCCTTCAGTAGGGGACGTTACGTTTACTGGTCAATTTAAGCTAAAGCTTGCTATAGTAtgttagattttattttattggaGATGCACTCACGGTTTAATCTAACTCTTGTAACAAATAGCGTCATGGTGCAGGGGTTTGCTAAACTGTAGGATGGCGAGCGGTCCAGCCATCATACCACATCTTTTGTTGTTGCTTTGTCTCTTGAGCACATGGCTTCCCATGTTTTTGTCCATACAGGCCACAGCGACCCCTATTTATTCAGTAGTAACATGGTGATTAGCTCTATTTGCAGGTAATGTTGAGGCTTTGCGTCATGAATGATCAATGGTTTCATCGTGTGTAACACATTGCTTTTACAAGTGCTGCAGTTAATGTTAACAAGTATAGTTATAGTTGTAAATATTGAGGTTATTAAACATGTCAGTAAAATACAACCTAATATCAGTTTAAATACTTGTTCAGTGTTTGTTTCTCTTtggattttatcattttatttttagaaaCTCACGTTTTTTGTCTTATGACAGAATATgttatgaaaaataaaaacaaaacatttaattgaAGGGGGTTGGGGGGGCTATAGTTTATCATTATTTCAGTATTAGGAGCCTGTTTTTATAAATTGCACTTTTTTAAGTTAGAAATGGTGAAATGTAACATAAAATAAATCAATTTTCTTAACAATAAGTTATATATTACAAAGACATCCACATTGTTGCCACATTTTGCCACTTATTACTGCATATAAAGGTATATACTTGTCGTTTTTCTAGATATGTTAGTTAATTTAAAGAAAATATGTCtctaatgtcccacaggcacttttatttattatatatttataattaatgcaaTAATTTAAATTCTATGTTGAGGTGGCTCATATCCTATCACCCACAATATTACCAGTATTTATTTATCGTCTAGAGAGAAAAAAACCATCTTAAGCTAAGTTCATGATACATTTGCATCCTCTACTCAGAAGATTACACTCTCACTATATATTAGggttgtgtattggtgaaattctggtgatgcgatacaggggagacgatacaatattagGGCTAACCACAAAAGACTATTTTAATAGTTGACTAATCATGTCATTTATACAAGTACAGCTTATTGCATCAGGATGCTGTAAGAtgccctgcattagcttctagtctgaagtgtgaccaactataataaagacaagatgctagcttatcaaacaactttaattaactttgttacctgttaatacaaatgctacagtccaatggaggtaggcacctgaaacctctccactgtcgctgcatgcttgattAGTATaaagattgctgtaaagactgacaccagtcagtgacttgatgcaatctgctggattccttatataggaaactttttacttattgcttaatgaactgaactagcTTGGCAAGCCAGCCATTGACGGCTGTCGGTCATGCGGCACGTTCTACcaaatgctactggacaatgaaccacATGATGTACTCACCACAACGGATGTAAACGAGGCAGTccactgttgaagaaggcaaaccTACATCCCTTTTTTTCTGAAAAAAACTaatatacatctatctgctcctgattctaataaaaccccagtccaaatagtccaaaattgatgtaaaagccattcaaatgagctgtcgccatcttgttccactcagtTGCAGAGTgccttgattggcccacaaatcggataaagctctgtgattgatTAACAAAGCaggtagagcgctgtgattgacccacaattatggaccaatcacagctctatgtgtttgaaactcctatagagaactgtgattggccagccagaatgccacTAGGGGCTGCAgatgttccagtggagcgttcctagaccaaactttgcaaagcaagaatttggtctagttcactgggctagaactgaactgtattggaatgttcattatgtgaagtgccttgagacgactcatgCCGTAatttggatatatatatatatatatatatatatatatatatacttctaAATAAACTAGACTGTGCGCTCATTAGCATGCTGGGTTTAACTTGTGGTTGTGTTTTCACAGGGTTACGACAATCAGAGGCAACATACAAGTGCCTCCACAATAAGGTTTCCTTTCCCAGAACGTGACTCGTCTGTACGACGTCACAAATGCGACCATGGGAAATAGCAGTAAATAGGCTGCCACCAACAGCCCCCTTAAACCCAAGGAGGTTCCTTGGAGATCCCTGCAACGCCCCCGTGCATCTCAGGAGAAGGTAAAACACCTGCTCTCAATATCCTTGAAACTTTTTTGTGATTCCtgaacttttacttacttttaccATCAGTTTTGCATCACAGTTTTTACCTGATTTCTACCAAGTTTAGCAGCTGtctcgagagggtgctcgctgcagaaccacaaaggcggagctgcatcataaggtggagctgcaccagagtcagccccgcccattcacgcaaactcagcctagcccactgacttccgtttttgttttcaactttatcgcaaactgacctgacccacatgaattacggctgttactagtttacagtcgttaatgctatgttctatgctccaattaaacaagataaatataacttgctacatgacaaagactgaatatatctcgaaatgaaaaggtttctttcagcaaatatctgcccacagccggtctAACACAAATGGTGTATAACAGCATTACAGACTTTTAAATGGGCTTTGGTAATCTAGTGGAGAGATCGTCtgagttaagttttgctttcccctcagctgatgctggttcgattctcggtggggtcgtcagcaatctatttagccagctgaaacatttaatttgtttatattttagttgtaatgtttattttcagcaaaatatttatgtctgtaaaagttctttgaatttggtcgttcctaaacagcattttagttgaaactctgctcacaaatggactcacactggctaaataaacgaataaataaataaaaaaaacacattagtcattatatgttaaactgtataccagtaaattgttgtaaacatagtactggcaagtgtagctagaaatgaagaaaagaggttgtacactacctaaaacttacagtaatgggaggcgaacctgcacaaaactgcatGTAAACCTGACTCcacaaccactacaccaccacatcttttATAACTCATGCGGCGTTACATCTAATTGTgcttcccagtgtgtctctgagatgggatgtatggtttttcggcggtgtctcagtagaggtcatttcagaaataatttgtcagaaaattcacagaatatccagatttgagaaccaagaccagacccgcttcgggggaggagaccaaattgaagctgagatgggaggaaaatgcatgaatgaggctaaaaattgctttggcgtgtttcttatgaggaaatgacaatataacatgattaaaagttccaaaagttagattttcaattatatggaacctttacaaaaactgttcaattaacttctcaactccgtcctcaatcttgcattttttagctataacaccctctttggttccagaatgctatcaagtctgacaactggaaggaattggactgactctgatggaatgggcggggctgattctggtgcagctccaccttctggtgcagctccaccttctggtgcagctccgccttctggtgcagctccgcctttgtggttctgcagcgagcaccacttggctgTCTCCAGTGCAGCGAGGGACACCTAGGAACCAGTAAGACCATGGTTTCTGTGGGCTTGCAAAAGGTAGCAGATGAGATGAGCTACCCATGAAAATGGCAAACACAAAAATTATTTTGCAATAAAGAGATCTAAATGTGGGTCTAGGGAGACGGAACAGGACCTGATCACTACCGCCTGATAAACCTATATGAAAACAATTACAAACCCAACAAAATCTCAGACATGCTCAAGCAAACATGTCAAATTTTACTTACATGTTCAATCAGCTgcggggtcttaaaaagtctttaaaGTCTTGAATTTGATGAAAggaaaattaagacccttaaaaagtcttaaatcgatttagtaaagtcttaaatttggttcgTATTGACGTGATTTTAAAATACGTTCGTCTCATACTTGCAAACTTGACGCTTTTCAGCGAAAATTGTCGTTTATGAAACCAAATTCGTTCACGTGAATCAAGAGTTTTTGTTTTAGGGAAGGTGAGTCTTTGGTCGGGTTTCAGTCGCTCCTCATAAGAATCAGTTTCAGAAAAATAAGGAGTGTTCATCGTCTTCACAAACCATCTTTGTTAGTGGGTCATGAGTCgccatttgaccaatcacagtcgCAGAGACAGCTAGGGGAAGACACGCTGCGGTTGCTGGTATCACGGCGCCGCTACTACTGTCGCTTCAACGTCTCGCTGCGGCTGGAGCTTAAATTTCGTAAAATCATCAAAATGCCCTCCAGATATGTCAGTTTTCTGTCCAGAACTTTAGCAGATTTGTCTCCTTTCTGTTTCAGCCCAACGGGTGTTTCCCGAGGCTTTTGTTGGTGAAAAACCGctttcccagtaattagacaggtccatcttAACCTTAAGAAGATTCTGACAGACAAGCTGCTGCGGTTGTTGCTTCAGGTGCATTCAGGCTAAACCCTTTAGGCACGTCTTCCCTACATGTTATAAAAGAGATTTGAAATCAAGAAGAAGACAAACTTGCAAAACAGCATGGATCTGTTCTTAATGAGATGTTATTAGtggaaaataaacattaaaaaagaTGTTTCTGGTACTTTTACCATCATTCTGTTGTAGAAAGTCAGCACAAATATTCAGTGAAAACtttaaaaagctgcttaaaccttcattattttatagcgggcctgtctatatttataaaatcagttGATTGTTTAAAGTAACTGTAACTAAAGTTACTCAGAGCCGCTGTAGAAGGTCCAGTCTGAGTTAAGCTGTGGTAGCTGGAGAGGAACTGAGAAACTGCAttaaagcttttgctgtttgcttgttcaAGTTTCAGTGAAATAGAATATATAAAACATCAATTATATAATAAGTGTATGTATATTTAACAGTCATGTTCGAGATAAAAGGCAGAATAGATAAGAAAAGAAACATTTTAACTTTATCTGGTTATGTTGAAGCTTCGCGTCCCACAGTGagcagtctctgtcccacatgtgGGATCTGCTCATCCTACTGAAGAATGATTACAGTcatttggaatattttcagatgtttttatgtttggtGTTTAGTGAATTAGTCTCATAATAATAGTTAATTATTATATGATGATCCCTAATCATTATGTGATTAGTTATTTCAGTTTATTAGATTTAGCTCTCTTGAACAGTAGGACTGATAGAAAACTGCTTGCATTTAGCAAAAACATCACATAATTTTTTTAtattctcaataaaataaaagaatATCAATGTCAGAGGTCACTAGAAAACCCACTGTAGAATAGATGCACACCTGCAGCACGCGAGGACCTTGTTTGAGGGGAGTTATTTTAgttgtcacttttttcacagcctcGGAGTTCGTGGGTATGAAAAATAGATGCATGTAAACAAAAAATCTATATATTTTGTTCTTCTATGCGCACGGTTAGCATTTTAGTACCACGTGGCTTTACGTGTTATTGCTACAGCCTCGCTGTCCTGGATGTGACGTAACCCAACACGAAGTGGAAAATGAAGTGATGCAGTATTTAAAAACAATATGAGTGTTTAACAATTAGTTCTTTGCGATACttgtaattttatttttacaaggtcttaaaaagtcttgaaaaagttTTAAATTGAAGTTTGAGATTCCTGCATCTACCCTGGATCTCAATCCTAATTTATCTCTGAGCTCTTATGATTCAGAGAACTCCCGATGTTTACCCTTGTTTGACCTTGTTGTGGTCGGACGTTCTTTTTCTTTTTAGCTTCATCAGATGAGTGTTTCCTTTGTCCCTTCTGAGGTTCTGCCATGATGAACACGTTACTTTAATTACTTGTCTgttctgaggtgtaaacatggattgCCATAAAGCGTGACTTTATGAGACTTCAGGGGAGCGGTGCAGATACtcggaagttgcaagtgtggtattctggccacaagggGGCGTAGGGGGTTGAgagacttttcattaaccctgtaaatggtcattttagctGATACTGGTtcagttaaaggatttaaagacatgagaaagttgcaaagtatgcctTTACTTCCTATTATTTAATGAATAGTTGTGTACCCTTTCTTCTGTGCAACCTCTTAGTACACCCGTGAGACGCCAGTGGGGAAGAAGAGACAGGCCTGTGCTGCACTCTTCCTCGGTCCAGGATGAGAACTTCCACCAACTGCTTTTCTCCCAACATCCCCAACAGGTTCCTTTAGATGAGTCTAGGCAGTACAGCCACACCAGCACAGCACCCCGCATGCTTCACCCTGCTGCCCACCTGCCCCCGCAGAGCCCCATCATGGTGGATCTACACGACCAGGTACCACTAATAATGCACGCcttgctttctgctctgatccgtTGCTTTACGTAACAATATCTGGTAAGATCTAGCGATAGCTCCCATTAGCAGTACTATTTTAACATATTTGCTTCTGTTATTGGCAAATTTAAAATGACCCCATTTCTCCATCCACTTCTAATCTCAAAAGATGCACCAGGGATCCGTTCCAATATCGTACACTGTTACAACGGTGACGACCCATGGATTCCCCATCCACACCGGGCAGCCCCTCCCAGGGTGCAACACTCAGCAGCTCCCAGCATGCTCGGTAATGTTCAGCGGACAGCTCTCTCTGCTCTGCTGCCTTCCTCCTCCTGTGAGTTTAAAAAGGAAGAGCTTAAATGTCAGTGGCTTCTATGTAGCAGCCATGCAGTCTGTCACTGTTCATGATAGGAAGCTTGGTGTCTGTGTTAATATCAGCTAAACTATAGATTGTTCTGAGGAAATTCATATTTGTGGAAACGTGGGTGTCGTGGCCCAGACTCGTGTTGTGCTGATACTGTTGTTTGATGAACTGATTAGCTTTGATGCTGCTGTTAAAGCATTACTGTGAATGTTAGACCAGGTGAGTTCTGTATGATTAAATGCGTGCCGGTTCTTCTGTTGCTGTCTTCTCCCCTCAGCTCATTCAGGCATGTACCATGCAGCATATTCCTGTGTCTTATCAAGCCTTTCCGCCGCTGATCTCCAGCGAACATTTTGTATTGCACCCGACCCCATCGGTACCTCCACACCAGCCGCCGCACCTTGCTCCTTTGAGCCAGTTTGTCCCTTTACAGCCTCAGCACCCACGCATGGTGAGTTTGTCACATTAGACTCACGTTTCCTACAAACACTGGGCACATAAAATCATCTAGCAACAAGCTCTCATGTCTCCCTCCT contains:
- the rnf44 gene encoding RING finger protein 44 isoform X1; translation: MRPWEIAVNRLPPTAPLNPRRFLGDPCNAPVHLRRSTPVRRQWGRRDRPVLHSSSVQDENFHQLLFSQHPQQVPLDESRQYSHTSTAPRMLHPAAHLPPQSPIMVDLHDQMHQGSVPISYTVTTVTTHGFPIHTGQPLPGCNTQQLPACSVMFSGQLSLLCCLPPPLIQACTMQHIPVSYQAFPPLISSEHFVLHPTPSVPPHQPPHLAPLSQFVPLQPQHPRMPLQRVENEVDLRGDQHPLGTFSYPPSHHQPALPLSLPLQYLPQEPLHQELPFGVPYPHLLPRRVNGQRFRLQQPLPPPPPPPSYYPGFLPYFLSMLPVPPTAMGPAISLDLDVDDVEMENYEALLNLAERLGEAKPRGLTKADIEQLPSYRFNSENHLSEQTLCVVCFSDFESRQLLRVLPCNHEFHAKCVDKWLKTNRTCPICRADASDVHREVE